CGGTTTCGATAAAGTCCTGGTGCCTGAAATGAACACGGGCCAGTTCAAGACCGTGCTGCGCGACCAGTTCCTGATCGACGCGCAGCCGCTGACCAAGACCAGCGGCCAGCCGTTCCAGATCGCCGAGCTGGAAGAGGCGATCGGTAAATACTTCGATGGCATCCCCGGCAACGAGGGCGGCGAAGTGGAACCCAATGACGAGCAGCTTCCCAACCCTGTGGGAGTCGAGAAATGAACGACATGACCCCCGTGCAGACCACGCTCAAGGACTGGGAAACTGACCAGGAGGTCCGCTGGTGCCCGGGCTGCGGCGACTACGCGATCCTCAAGGCGGTGCAGCGCACGCTGCCGCAGATCGGGGCCGATCCGGCGAACACCGTGTTCATCAGCGGCATCGGCTGTTCCAGCCGTTTCCCCTATTACATGGAAAGCTACGGCTTCCACACGATCCACGGCCGCGCGCCGGCCGTGGCGACCGGGGTGAAGCTGGCCAATCCCGATCTCGACATCTGGCTGGTGACCGGCGACGGCGATGGCCTGTCGATCGGCGGCAACCATTTGATGCACGTGCTGCGGCGCAACGTGAACATGCAGATCATGCTGTTCAATAACGAGATCTACGGTCTGACCAAAGGCCAGTACTCGCCGACCAGCCGCGAGGGGACCAAGTCGCCCTCGACCCCGCTCGGCAGCTACGACCACCCGGCGCGCCCGGCGGCCTTTGCGCTCGGTTCGGGCGCGCGCTTCGTCGCGCGCGGGTTCGACGTTTCGAAGAAGCTGCCCGAAGTGCTCAAGGCCGCCCATGCCCACCAGGGCGCGGCCTTCATCGAAATCTTCCAGAACTGCATCGTCTACAACAAGGACGTGTTCGACGATTTCGCCGCGCCCAAGGGGGCGGAGGCGCAGCAGCTCTGGCTCGAACATGGCGAGCCGATGCTGTTCGCCGGTGGCACCAGGGGCATCACGCTCGACCGCGACAGACTGCGCCTCGAAGTGGTCGATGTCGTCGATGGCGATTGGGAAGCGGCCGGGGTGATCGTGCACGATGCGGCCAATCGCTCGATCGCGCACATGCTGGTGGAAATGCCGTTCGGGCCGTTCCCGATGGCGCTGGGCGTGCTCTACGACGATCCGCGGCCGACCTTCGAAACCGCGGTTGTCGAAGAACGCGCCAAGGCCAGCGAGGGCAAGGAACCCGATCTCGCCCGACTGCTGGGCAAGGGGCAGACCTGGACCGTCAGCGGCACCGCGCAGGATCCGGCCTGAATTATCGTTTTCCTACTCGTTCTCGGGGCGATAGACTCGGGCGGATGAGTGTCTTCAGCCGCATCTGTCCCGGAGTTCGTCACACGAGTTGTGGGGCGAATTTTCTATCGCCTGGACAGTGTAACATGTGGTCCATGTCTCGGCACAAGACGGACTGATGGATAACCTCACCCACAGCCTCGTCGGGGCGCTGATCGGGCAGGCGGGGCTCAAGAAAAAGACCGGGCTGGCCATGCCGGCACTGGTGATCGGCGCGAACCTGCCCGATGTCGATGCGGCCTGCTTCTTCTGGCTCGACGGGGCCGAGCATCTCGG
The nucleotide sequence above comes from Pelagerythrobacter marensis. Encoded proteins:
- a CDS encoding 2-oxoacid:ferredoxin oxidoreductase subunit beta codes for the protein MNDMTPVQTTLKDWETDQEVRWCPGCGDYAILKAVQRTLPQIGADPANTVFISGIGCSSRFPYYMESYGFHTIHGRAPAVATGVKLANPDLDIWLVTGDGDGLSIGGNHLMHVLRRNVNMQIMLFNNEIYGLTKGQYSPTSREGTKSPSTPLGSYDHPARPAAFALGSGARFVARGFDVSKKLPEVLKAAHAHQGAAFIEIFQNCIVYNKDVFDDFAAPKGAEAQQLWLEHGEPMLFAGGTRGITLDRDRLRLEVVDVVDGDWEAAGVIVHDAANRSIAHMLVEMPFGPFPMALGVLYDDPRPTFETAVVEERAKASEGKEPDLARLLGKGQTWTVSGTAQDPA